One region of Quercus lobata isolate SW786 chromosome 2, ValleyOak3.0 Primary Assembly, whole genome shotgun sequence genomic DNA includes:
- the LOC115958893 gene encoding uncharacterized protein LOC115958893, with product MRNVVLKKEIKFPNAKVFKVVLREYAIKKPVDIKFKPNERIKISVHYKNEWRPEELRLVFISDRQKELIPAIEILFPVVEQENKGSWIWFLEIFVDDIGRPDELRLVFISNKQKGLIPVIEILFPTVEYRYCVKHIYNNFKVDHKGLELKDALWRYAAATTVREFERGMQYIKDLDEKTYQYLANIAPVQWTRSHFTPRALINCLVNNLRESFNSMILKSRDKPILVMLEWIRVRLMTRLYTKRKGIKKCAAKLCPSIQDELEKLKLESKPFSATPIDSFLYEVASQYERHVVDFIKKTCNCRSWDLNDIPCKHAITAIYTNIETPKDYTHPCYHKETYIEIYKEVLPPMLGQSEWAEIGQFAPLASHIYKPPGRPPKQRKRALDEPRNPYKASRLNRLVRCGKCKKEGHNSRGCKAGITGETP from the exons ATGAGAAATGTTGTATTGAAGAAGGAGATAAAGTTTCCTAATGCAAAGGTGTTCAAAGTTGTTTTGAGGGAGTATGCAATTAAAAAACCCGTTGACATAAAATTCAAGCCAAATGAGAGGATCAAGATATCAGTTCACTACAAGAATGAGT GGAGGCCAGAGGAGCTTCGGTTGGTCTTCATTTCTGATAGACAGAag GAGCTTATACCTGCAATAGAGATACTATTCCCTGTTGTGGAACAAGAAAACAAGGGGTCTTGGATAtggtttttggaaatatttgttGATGATATAGGGAGGCCAGATGAGCTTCGGTTGGTCTTCATTTCTAATAAGCAGAag GGGCTTATACCTGTAATAGAGATATTGTTCCCTACTGTGGAGTATAGATACTGTGTGAAACACATTTATAACAATTTCAAAGTTGATCACAAGGGATTGGAGCTAAAGGATGCACTGTGGAGGTATGCTGCTGCCACAACAGTAAGGGAGTTTGAGAGAGGCATGCAGTACATAAAGGATTTGGATGAAAAGACATATCAGTATCTTGCAAACATTGCACCTGTACAGTGGACAAGATCACACTTCACTCCTAGGGCCTTAATAAATTGTTTGGTAAATAACTTGAGAGAGTCTTTTAACTCAATGATATTGAAGTCTAGGGACAAGCCTATCTTGGTAATGTTGGAGTGGATTAGGGTTAGACTTATGACTAGGCTTTACACAAAAAGGAAAGGGATAAAGAAGTGTGCTGCAAAGTTGTGTCCAAGCATACAAGATGAGTTGGAGAAATTGAAGCTTGAAAGTAAGCCATTTAGTGCTACCCCAATTGACAGTTTCCTTTATGAGGTAGCTAGTCAGTATGAGAGGCATGTAGTTGATTTTATCAAGAAGACATGTAACTGTAGATCTTGGGATTTAAATGACATTCCATGCAAACATGCCATAACAGCCATTTATACAAACATTGAGACACCAAAAGACTACACCCACCCATGCTACCACAAAGAAACTTACATAGAGATATACAAGGAGGTACTTCCTCCCATGCTTGGCCAGTCAGAATGGGCTGAGATTGGACAATTTGCTCCCCTAGCATCTCACATATACAAACCACCAGGCAGGCCACCCAAGCAAAGAAAGAGGGCTCTTGATGAGCCTCGGAACCCTTACAAAGCAAGTAGGCTGAACAGACTTGTAAGGTGTGGGAAATGCAAAAAGGAAGGGCATAACTCAAGAGGGTGCAAGGCTGGGATCACTGGGGAGACACCATAG